A stretch of the Lactuca sativa cultivar Salinas chromosome 9, Lsat_Salinas_v11, whole genome shotgun sequence genome encodes the following:
- the LOC111900348 gene encoding uncharacterized protein LOC111900348: protein MDRLHVPIMADILLSSIATFHTTKIIVIDPTKYSFIGSVPETMLARVSAASNVLQQYRKISSLGPRELMPAMVRSIEEAYKPAKRGQKTKTQKEAQVSKSTKGQTPKKRKSDRAATSQAQPKKQKKPARKLVLQSSSDSDSEYVPPKHRSAPPSESESESSDDEASGRGDTTPRSPTPEIPVCSHPPSPPPVTIPVSIPPIFPIPTTQPSTTIPIPTPIFTYTTTTTTIIGAHSTAPTPPVTTKPPVTTEPPVTTEPPTTTKTLSPTPSTETTPVIGGQDLEFDSTYFSPFRVQSDEDDDEPVTKRHLKAVNDKLDQLLSSSSSGAYSEAALKALFSSVVQEHSVLLTAAAKAIEASTSQCQQTSLAVEASTKECKDATAKVDKQVSKAHIFLDSLQATAKKNAQTINASVDNLQRSLQSERSNLEAARQAIEATNKTLHANVNDRLTQLDAELAVENRIMDELDRRTSQLKMQNLKLRTTTAELNDLKSEREVIQSSDADVHSIRLHLLEAHDPIITITIRRHLADKLRPTLDILSRIEGVPVTGVQPKQGERRQQINLLLHRNHPLNPKGNESLVSNKEKKKKKKKIGEDDTDNEDDVYAENLEKPFQKAKSSNKVLEEKYKKQQAELEQKRKEAELLQKKKSIFPD, encoded by the coding sequence ATGGATCGCCTTCATGTTCCAATCATGGCGGATATTCTTCTCTCCTCCATCGCTACGTTTCACACAACCAAAATCATAGTCATAGATCCCACCAAGTACTCCTTCATTGGATCTGTTCCTGAAACTATGCTCGCTCGTGTCTCTGCAGCGAGTAATGTTTTGCAACAATACAGGAAGATTTCGTCTTTGGGTCCAAGGGAGCTTATGCCAGccatggttcgctccattgaagaggctTACAAGCCAGCGAAAAGGGGCCAGAAAACTAAAACTCAGAAGGAGGCACAGGTTTCCAAATCAACCAAGGGGCAAACCCCTAAGAAGCGAAAGTCTGACAGGGCTGCTACATCACAGGCTCAACCGAAGAAACAAAAGAAGCCTGCTAGGAAGCTCGTACTCCAATCTTCCAGTGATTCAGACTCAGAGTATGTTCCTCCTAAACATAGGTCTGCTCCTCCTTCAGAATCTGAAAGCGAAAGCTCTGATGATGAGGCTTCGGGTCGAGGTGATACTACGCCTCGCTCCCCTACCCCAGAAATTCCAGTTTGCTCCCaccctccttcacctccacctgtaaCCATCCCAGTATCCATCCCTCCAATATTTCCTATTCCAACCACTCAACCATCCACTACAATTCCCATCCCTACTCCCATATTCACATACACTACTACCACCACTACTATCATAGGGGCTCATTCTACCGCTCCCACTCCACCCGTTACAACcaaaccaccagtaacaaccgaaccacctgtcacaaccgaacctccaaccACTACCAAAACCTTATCTCCTACTCCATCTACTGAAACCACCCCTGTTATAGGCGGccaggacttggaatttgattccacgtATTTTAGTCCTTTTCGTGTAcagagtgatgaagatgatgacgagCCTGTTACCAAGCGTCATCTCAAAGCAGTAAATGACAAACTAGATCAACtgctttcctcttcttcctctgGTGCTTACTCTGAAGCTGCTTTAAAGGCCTTGTTCTCATCTGTTGTTCAAGAACATAGCGTCTTGCTCACTGCTGCAGCTAAGGCTATTGAAGCCTCCACTTCTCAGTGTCAGCAAACCTCTCTCGCTGTTGAGGCTTCCACCAAGGAGTGCAAGGATGCGactgcaaaagtcgataaacaaGTTTCTAAAGCTCACATTTTTCTAGATTCTTTGCAGGCGACTGCTAAGAAAAATGCTCAAACTATCAACGCTTCGGTGGATAACCTTCAACGTTCGCTTCAATCTGAAAGGTCCAATCTTGAAGCTGCACGCCAAGCGATCGAAGCTACCAACAAAACTCTGCATGCTAATGTTAATGATCGTCTAACTCAGCTTGATGCAGAATTAGCTGTAGAGAATCGTATTATGGATGAGCTTGACAGACGAACCTCTCAGCTGAAGATGCAGAATCTCAAGCTTCGTACTACCACTGCTGAGCTCAATGACCTGAAGTCTGAAAGGGAGGTTATTCAAAGCTCTGATGCTGACGTTCACTCTATCCGCCTTCATCTCCTTGAAGCTCATGATCCTATCATCACCATTACTATCAGACGACACTTGGCTGACAAGCTCAGGCCAAcattggacatccttagtcgtattgagggtgttccggtgactggtgTCCAGCCGAAACAAGGGGAAAGAAGGCAACAAATCAACCTCCTCCTGCACCGAAACCATCCACTGAACCCGAAGGGTAATGAATCTTTGGTTAGTaataaggagaagaagaagaagaagaagaagattggggAGGATGACACggacaatgaagatgatgtctatgcTGAGAATCTTGAAAAGCCTTTTCAGAAGGCAAAGTCCTCTAATAAAGTGCTAGAAGAAAAGTACAAGAAACAACAGGCTGAGCTTGAGCAAaagcgaaaggaggcggagctcctaCAAAAGAAGAAGTCCATTTTTCCTGACTAG